A genomic window from Schistocerca serialis cubense isolate TAMUIC-IGC-003099 chromosome 4, iqSchSeri2.2, whole genome shotgun sequence includes:
- the LOC126473764 gene encoding low molecular weight phosphotyrosine protein phosphatase 1-like translates to MSSEKKAVLFICLGNICRSPIAEAVFLNLLKQRGLTDKWIVDSAAIGPWHVGKGPDKRARSTLEANGIDYKHTVRQIRKDDFSQFDYIFGMDDENMENLKHQAPAGSKAQLHLVGAFDPKGERIIRDPYYDSDDKGFHKCYEQCVRSLTAFLDQQSK, encoded by the coding sequence ATGAGCAGCGAAAAGAAAGCTGTACTTTTTATTTGTCTTGGGAATATTTGCAGATCACCAATCGCAGAAGCTGTGtttcttaatcttttaaagcaaagagGCCTTACGGATAAATGGATTGTTGACAGTGCTGCTATTGGGCCCTGGCATGTGGGTAAGGGTCCGGACAAAAGGGCTCGGAGTACTTTGGAGGCCAATGGTATTGATTATAAACATACCGTTAGGCAGATTCGAAAGGATGACTTCAGTCAGTTTGATTATATATTTGGAATGGATGACGAGAACATGGAGAACCTAAAACATCAGGCACCAGCAGGCAGTAAAGCTCAGTTACACCTCGTAGGTGCTTTTGACCCAAAGGGAGAAAGAATAATTCGAGATCCGTATTATGACAGTGACGATAAAGGCTTCCATAAATGTTATGAGCAATGTGTTCGCTCATTGACAGCGTTTCTGGACCAGCAATCAAAGTGA